A single region of the Apodemus sylvaticus chromosome 7, mApoSyl1.1, whole genome shotgun sequence genome encodes:
- the LOC127689404 gene encoding olfactory receptor 7D4-like, giving the protein MEAENHTGITHFLLIGLSEDPKIQSVLFGLFLFMFLVTMLGNFLIVLVTSCDSHLHTPMYFFLCNLSFVDICLTSTTIPKMLVNIYIHTMEISYTECLTQVYFFNNFLGMDNFLLTIMAYDRFVAICHPLNYTVIMNPQICGLLVLLSWIIMFWVSLIHMLLIKQLTFSTSTEIPHFFCELTELLRVARSDTKINNIFLYFVTALLGMFPVIGIAFSYFHIVSALLKMSSIKNKYKAFSTCGSHLCVVSLFYGTGFVVHLSSAVAHSSKRNTITSIMYTVVTPMLNPFIYSLRNKDVKGALVRILRRVKFCP; this is encoded by the coding sequence ATGGAAGCTGAGAACCATACAGGAATAacacatttcctccttattggactttcagaagatcctaaaATTCAATCTGTACTCTTTGGACTATTCCTGTTCATGTTCCTAGTTACCATGCTTGGAAACTTTCTCATTGTCTTAGTCACCAGCTGTGACTCACACCTTCATACTCCCATGTACTTTTTTCTCTGCAACCTTTCATTTGTTGATATTTGTTTAACCTCCACTACCATCCCCAAAATGCTGGTGAATATTTACATACACACCATGGAGATATCTTACACAGAGTGCCTTActcaagtatatttttttaataattttcttggaatggataattttcttctgACTATTATGGCCTATGATCGTTTTGTGGCAATCTGTCACCCACTTAACTACACAGTCATCATGAACCCTCAAATCTGTGGCCTTCTGGTTCTTTTATCTTGGATCATTATGTTCTGGGTCTCCTTGATTCATATGTTATTGATAAAACAACTGACTTTCTCTACTAGCACTGAAATCCCACATTTCTTTTGTGAACTCACTGAGCTTCTCAGGGTGGCCCGATCTGATACCAagataaataacatttttctgtattttgttaCTGCTTTGCTAGGAATGTTTCCTGTCATTGGGATAGCTTTCTCTTATTTTCACATTGTCTCTGCCTTATTGAAAATGTCCTCCATTAAGAATAAGTATAAAgccttctccacctgtgggtcTCACCTCTGTGTGGTATCCTTGTTCTATGGAACAGGATTTGTAGTTCATCTCAGTTCTGCTGTAGCCCATTCATCCAAGAGAAATACAATCACTTCAATAATGTACACTGTTGTCACCCCTATGTTGAACCCCTTTATCTACAGCTTGAGAAATAAAGATGTAAAGGGAGCCTTGGTAAGAATCCTCAGAAGAGTTAAGTTTTGTCCTTGA